In Ruminiclostridium papyrosolvens DSM 2782, the following proteins share a genomic window:
- the rpmF gene encoding 50S ribosomal protein L32, which produces MANPKRRWSKARTGKRRSQWKLASPTLVSCPQCHVFKLPHRVCGECGYYDGKQVVKVEAK; this is translated from the coding sequence ATGGCAAATCCAAAGCGTAGATGGTCCAAGGCAAGAACAGGTAAGAGAAGATCCCAGTGGAAGCTGGCATCACCAACTCTAGTAAGCTGCCCACAGTGTCATGTTTTCAAGCTGCCTCACAGGGTATGTGGTGAATGTGGATATTATGATGGCAAACAGGTAGTTAAAGTAGAAGCTAAATAA
- the plsY gene encoding glycerol-3-phosphate 1-O-acyltransferase PlsY, producing the protein MGLFAIKILLVMIIGYLLGSLNTSIVVGRIYGTDIRKHGSGNAGMTNTLRTLGKTAAILVIFGDILKGVLSYIIGNLIITSIPDSITLFNISGIGGMVGGIAAIAGHNWPLYFGFKGGKGILTSFSVVMMMDWKLGLILLGVFVIVVAITRYVSLGSILACAAFPIGAAIKGNSPVFIIFAAILSILAISRHNGNIKRLLSGTESKIGEKKKA; encoded by the coding sequence ATGGGTCTTTTTGCAATAAAGATTTTATTGGTTATGATAATCGGATATCTCCTTGGGAGCTTGAATACTTCCATTGTTGTGGGGAGAATTTACGGAACTGATATACGCAAGCATGGCAGCGGTAATGCAGGAATGACAAATACATTGAGGACACTTGGAAAAACCGCAGCTATTCTTGTAATATTCGGAGATATTCTTAAAGGAGTTTTATCATATATTATTGGTAACTTGATTATTACTTCCATACCTGATTCAATTACTTTGTTTAATATTTCAGGGATAGGCGGTATGGTTGGCGGTATCGCTGCTATAGCAGGGCATAACTGGCCGTTATACTTTGGGTTTAAAGGCGGAAAAGGTATTCTTACTTCATTTTCAGTGGTAATGATGATGGACTGGAAACTTGGCCTTATTCTTCTGGGGGTATTTGTTATAGTAGTAGCTATTACCAGATATGTATCACTGGGCTCAATATTAGCATGTGCAGCTTTTCCAATAGGAGCTGCCATAAAAGGGAACAGTCCGGTTTTTATTATATTTGCTGCAATATTGTCTATACTGGCAATTAGTCGTCATAACGGGAATATTAAGAGACTGTTGAGTGGAACAGAATCAAAAATCGGTGAAAAGAAAAAAGCTTAA
- a CDS encoding YceD family protein — protein sequence MRVNVSDIIKTEGAGIDINFVDNLPEIQEYDTSVEFKPSFKFAGRMVNLGGLLKLSGELHYEFSANCLRCLKHLDITEDIEVEESFVEVSKSDDVDAYTFEGNVVDIDKPLIDNIILAIPMKIVCSEDCKGLCRTCGTNLNIKSCKCDEREIVDPRMEILKDYFK from the coding sequence ATGAGAGTAAATGTGTCTGATATTATTAAAACTGAAGGAGCAGGGATAGATATCAACTTTGTTGATAATTTGCCTGAAATACAGGAGTATGATACTTCAGTAGAGTTTAAACCTTCTTTTAAGTTTGCAGGGCGCATGGTTAATTTAGGTGGCCTGTTAAAGTTAAGTGGTGAGCTTCATTATGAGTTTAGTGCAAACTGCCTCAGGTGTCTTAAGCATTTAGATATTACTGAAGATATTGAGGTTGAAGAAAGCTTTGTCGAGGTTTCAAAATCCGATGATGTTGATGCATATACATTTGAAGGTAATGTTGTTGACATTGATAAACCACTTATAGACAACATTATTCTTGCAATACCCATGAAAATTGTATGCAGTGAAGACTGCAAAGGGCTATGCAGGACTTGTGGAACCAATTTAAATATTAAAAGTTGCAAGTGTGATGAGCGAGAGATAGTAGACCCAAGGATGGAAATACTTAAAGATTATTTCAAGTAG
- a CDS encoding cofactor-independent phosphoglycerate mutase produces the protein MKYVVILGDGMADYPMPELDNKTPLQYAKKPTIDMLASKGTVGLVRTVPEGIAPGSDAANLSVMGYNPKVYYTGRSPLEAVSMGLDLSSTDVALRCNLVHLSEDESEYSDKTMIDYSSDEISTAESKVLIEAVNNTLKTADINFYPGISYRHCMVWSNGKTSLGCTPPHDISDKKITDYLPKEESGLLLNLMKKSYEVLKDHPVNQARKARGLRTANSIWLWGEGKKPALSSFQEKYHKTGAMISAVDLLKGIGICAGLDSIDVEGATGNIDTNFIGKANAAIQALESGKDFVYVHVEAPDECGHRHEIENKVKAIELLDSQVVKPILEGISKFDYRVLVLPDHPTPLRLRTHTSEPVPFIIYDSTHEIQSSAKSYDEFEAKKSGVFVDDGYKLMDLFIKGSL, from the coding sequence ATGAAATATGTTGTGATTCTTGGTGACGGTATGGCCGACTATCCCATGCCTGAACTTGATAACAAAACCCCCCTGCAATATGCAAAGAAACCCACAATTGATATGTTGGCTTCAAAGGGTACCGTGGGACTTGTTCGTACTGTTCCTGAAGGCATTGCCCCGGGCAGTGATGCTGCCAACCTGTCGGTAATGGGTTATAACCCAAAAGTATATTATACAGGTCGTTCACCTTTAGAGGCTGTAAGCATGGGGTTGGATTTGTCATCTACTGATGTTGCCTTAAGATGCAATCTTGTGCATCTTTCAGAGGATGAATCCGAGTATTCGGATAAAACTATGATTGATTACAGTTCAGATGAAATTTCAACAGCTGAATCTAAAGTTCTTATAGAGGCTGTAAATAATACGCTTAAAACCGCAGACATAAATTTTTACCCCGGTATAAGCTACAGGCATTGTATGGTCTGGAGTAATGGAAAAACCAGCCTTGGCTGTACTCCTCCCCATGACATTTCCGACAAAAAGATAACAGATTATCTTCCAAAGGAAGAGTCCGGGCTGCTACTTAATTTAATGAAAAAAAGTTATGAAGTTTTAAAAGACCATCCTGTAAATCAGGCAAGAAAAGCACGCGGCCTAAGAACCGCAAACTCCATATGGCTTTGGGGTGAAGGTAAAAAACCTGCTTTGTCCTCTTTTCAGGAAAAATACCACAAAACCGGAGCAATGATATCGGCTGTGGATTTACTTAAAGGTATCGGTATATGTGCAGGCCTTGATTCAATTGATGTTGAAGGCGCTACAGGCAATATAGATACAAATTTTATCGGCAAGGCTAACGCGGCTATTCAGGCTCTTGAAAGCGGAAAAGATTTTGTTTATGTACATGTTGAAGCCCCTGATGAGTGCGGTCACAGACATGAAATCGAAAACAAAGTCAAAGCCATAGAATTGTTGGATTCACAGGTTGTAAAACCCATACTTGAAGGTATAAGTAAGTTTGATTACCGTGTATTGGTGCTTCCTGACCATCCTACTCCTCTTCGCTTACGCACTCATACATCCGAACCTGTTCCGTTTATAATTTATGACAGCACCCATGAAATTCAATCGTCAGCTAAGAGCTACGATGAGTTTGAAGCAAAAAAATCGGGTGTGTTCGTAGACGATGGCTATAAATTAATGGATTTGTTCATTAAAGGAAGTCTTTAA
- the gltX gene encoding glutamate--tRNA ligase: MQNVRTRFAPSPTGYMHIGNLRTALYEYLIARKYNGKFILRIEDTDQERFVEGAVDVIYKTLKLAGISHDEGPDVGGNYGPYVQSERRGMYLEYAKKLVELGGAYYCFCTKERLAELKEKQDAEGHGHRYDRCCLSLSKEEIEENLKNNVPYVIRQKMPDTGTTSFEDAVYGTITVDNSELDDQILIKTDGLPTYNFANVIDDHQMEISHVVRGNEYLSSTPKYNLLYEAFGWDIPTYVHVPLILKASGQKLSKRAGDPSFEDLVSMGYLVEAIVNYVVLLGWSPSSNQEIYSLKELEEVFEISGISKAPAIFDINKLTWMNGEYIRKMPVEEFHNLALPFYEKAITNKNIDTLKLSKLLQIRTEVLTTIPETIDFLDQLPDYDVQMYIHKKSKTTLENSLENLTAAYPILDGISDWNADSIHEKIFAHIEALGIKNSLMLWPIRTAVSGKAVTPGGAIEIADIIGKEETLKRISIGMDKLKTALGTNA, from the coding sequence ATGCAAAACGTACGAACCAGATTTGCACCTAGTCCAACAGGCTATATGCATATAGGAAATTTGAGGACTGCGCTTTATGAATATCTTATTGCAAGAAAATACAATGGTAAATTCATTTTAAGAATAGAAGATACCGATCAGGAGCGTTTTGTCGAAGGAGCTGTAGATGTTATATACAAAACTCTCAAGCTTGCGGGAATAAGCCACGATGAAGGCCCGGATGTTGGCGGTAACTATGGCCCTTATGTTCAAAGTGAAAGAAGGGGCATGTATCTTGAATATGCTAAAAAGCTTGTTGAACTTGGCGGTGCATATTATTGCTTCTGTACCAAGGAAAGACTTGCGGAGCTAAAGGAAAAACAAGATGCCGAAGGTCATGGCCACAGATATGACCGTTGCTGCCTGTCGCTTTCAAAAGAAGAGATTGAAGAAAACCTAAAAAATAACGTACCTTATGTTATAAGACAAAAAATGCCGGATACAGGTACTACAAGCTTTGAAGATGCGGTTTACGGTACAATTACAGTTGATAATAGCGAACTTGATGATCAGATTCTTATTAAAACTGATGGTCTTCCTACCTACAACTTTGCAAATGTAATTGATGACCATCAGATGGAGATTTCACATGTTGTAAGGGGTAACGAATACCTTTCTTCTACTCCTAAATACAACCTTCTGTATGAAGCTTTTGGATGGGACATTCCAACTTACGTGCATGTTCCTCTTATTCTCAAGGCTTCCGGACAGAAGCTCAGTAAAAGAGCCGGAGACCCATCTTTTGAAGATTTGGTTTCAATGGGTTATCTGGTTGAAGCCATTGTAAACTATGTTGTGTTACTGGGTTGGAGTCCAAGTTCAAATCAGGAGATTTACTCTTTAAAGGAGCTTGAAGAGGTTTTTGAAATTTCGGGTATCAGTAAAGCTCCTGCAATTTTTGATATTAACAAGCTGACATGGATGAATGGTGAGTATATCAGAAAAATGCCTGTAGAGGAATTCCACAACCTTGCTCTTCCCTTTTATGAGAAAGCAATAACCAATAAAAATATTGATACATTGAAGCTTAGCAAACTCCTTCAAATAAGAACAGAGGTTTTGACAACTATTCCGGAAACTATTGATTTTCTTGACCAATTACCGGATTATGATGTTCAGATGTATATTCATAAAAAGAGTAAAACCACCCTTGAAAATTCTCTTGAGAATTTAACTGCTGCCTATCCGATTCTGGATGGTATAAGCGATTGGAATGCTGACAGTATTCACGAAAAGATTTTTGCACACATAGAAGCTCTTGGAATTAAAAACAGCTTAATGCTTTGGCCTATAAGAACAGCTGTGTCCGGAAAGGCTGTTACACCGGGCGGAGCTATTGAAATTGCAGATATTATCGGAAAAGAAGAAACACTAAAAAGAATCAGTATTGGTATGGATAAATTAAAAACTGCTTTGGGGACCAATGCATAA
- a CDS encoding acetate/propionate family kinase — MKVLVINAGSSSLKYQLIDMTNETVLAKGLCDRIGIDNSFIKQSRGSEEAVVLNKELKNHKDAIEAVISALTDDKIGVIKNMSEISAVGHRIVHGGEKFNSSVVIDDSVMAAVRECIDIAPLHNPPNIIGIEACQQIMPNIPMVAVFDTTFHSSMPDYAYLYALPYELYEKYGIRKYGFHGTSHKYVAERAAAMLGKPLSELKIITCHLGNGSSICAVNKGKSVDTSMGFTPLQGLAMGTRSGTIDPEVVTFLMEKENLDVKGISNLLNKKSGVLGISGVSSDFRDLHAAADSGNSRAELAIEIFSYGVKKFIGEYIAVMNGVDAIVFTAGVGENNSVVRNMIVSDMDFFGVKIDEEKNKLRGQEIDISTADASVRTLVIPTNEELAIAKETVKFIK, encoded by the coding sequence ATGAAAGTTTTAGTTATCAATGCGGGAAGTTCTTCATTAAAATATCAATTAATCGATATGACAAATGAAACAGTTCTTGCAAAGGGATTATGTGACAGAATAGGAATTGACAATTCCTTTATAAAGCAATCAAGGGGTTCTGAAGAGGCGGTTGTTCTAAACAAGGAATTAAAGAATCACAAAGATGCAATAGAAGCAGTTATCAGTGCACTTACAGATGATAAAATCGGCGTTATTAAAAACATGTCCGAAATATCAGCGGTAGGACACAGAATAGTACATGGCGGAGAAAAATTCAATAGCTCAGTAGTTATAGACGATAGTGTTATGGCAGCGGTAAGAGAGTGTATAGACATAGCTCCACTTCACAATCCTCCAAATATAATAGGTATAGAGGCTTGTCAGCAGATTATGCCGAATATCCCTATGGTTGCAGTGTTTGATACTACTTTCCACAGCTCCATGCCTGATTATGCATACCTTTATGCATTGCCATATGAACTATATGAAAAATATGGTATTAGAAAGTATGGTTTCCATGGAACATCCCACAAATATGTTGCAGAAAGAGCTGCTGCAATGCTTGGTAAGCCATTAAGCGAATTAAAGATAATTACATGTCATCTTGGAAACGGTTCAAGTATTTGTGCAGTAAACAAGGGCAAGTCAGTTGATACATCCATGGGCTTTACACCTTTGCAGGGACTTGCAATGGGTACAAGAAGTGGTACAATTGACCCTGAAGTTGTTACCTTCCTGATGGAAAAGGAAAATTTGGATGTTAAGGGTATCAGTAATCTCTTAAATAAAAAGTCCGGCGTTCTGGGTATATCAGGAGTAAGCAGTGACTTTAGAGATTTACATGCTGCGGCTGATTCAGGAAACAGCAGAGCTGAACTTGCAATTGAAATTTTCAGTTATGGTGTTAAGAAATTCATCGGAGAATATATTGCAGTTATGAACGGTGTTGATGCAATAGTATTTACAGCGGGTGTAGGTGAAAATAATTCCGTAGTAAGAAATATGATTGTCAGCGATATGGATTTCTTCGGTGTCAAAATAGATGAAGAGAAGAATAAACTCAGAGGACAGGAAATAGATATTTCTACTGCAGACGCTAGTGTAAGAACTCTTGTAATTCCAACGAACGAAGAGCTTGCAATTGCTAAAGAAACAGTAAAGTTTATAAAGTAA
- a CDS encoding spermidine synthase, whose amino-acid sequence MKKKLLLYSTSFFCGMSVMAVELSVSKLLAPYFGTSQIIWTVIIGLIMISLSVGNVLGGRSADKHNSMNRLYLIIWAAAIWIAIIPFVGKYIVVGIIGLLFMFLPQNLLITGSAISCLVLFSVPLIGLGMVSPYLVKLGVTDIENTGKTTGKIYAMNTIGSIIGTFLPTFVTIPTVGTSKTFLIFALVLNVICLAYFIMNKVKSVKTSLTFIIIFVLLFIPLSNSYAFWRDCVVEDESVYNYLQVTEDKDSVYLSTNVAFGVQSVYKKDNKLSGMYYDFALAAPQFIKNFRSDDKAELLVLGNGTGTYAKQSKIYYTNIKTDAVEIDPKIVELSKKYFDLKDDEATIYETDGRTFLSDENCGMYDVIMIDAYHDITIPFHMSTKEFFSKVSEHLKPGGVIILNINMKAKGDNPINRYLSQTVRSVFEKVYTCELKTSTNELLFASNDTNMVNNLFDNISNMNNANPLKNVFQFVIENLKEVTESGHVFTDEVAPVDILGQKLLNSMVQDETSDLKEMINFKEKGLKGLLDMLR is encoded by the coding sequence ATGAAAAAAAAGCTACTCTTATATTCCACATCATTCTTTTGCGGAATGTCTGTAATGGCGGTAGAACTAAGTGTTTCCAAGCTTCTTGCACCCTATTTCGGGACTTCTCAGATTATATGGACCGTCATTATCGGATTGATTATGATATCCCTGAGTGTGGGAAACGTTTTGGGCGGAAGGTCTGCCGACAAGCATAACAGTATGAACAGATTATATCTTATTATATGGGCAGCCGCTATATGGATTGCCATAATTCCTTTTGTAGGCAAATATATCGTTGTTGGTATAATAGGCCTGCTTTTTATGTTTCTTCCTCAAAATCTGCTTATCACAGGTTCGGCAATCTCCTGTCTTGTTCTGTTTTCCGTTCCCCTGATTGGACTTGGAATGGTTTCTCCTTATCTTGTGAAGCTGGGTGTTACCGATATTGAAAATACAGGTAAAACCACAGGAAAGATATACGCCATGAATACTATAGGAAGTATTATAGGGACGTTTTTACCTACCTTTGTTACAATACCTACTGTAGGTACAAGTAAAACCTTTCTGATTTTTGCACTTGTTTTAAACGTTATCTGCCTTGCTTATTTTATTATGAATAAAGTTAAATCTGTTAAGACCTCTTTAACATTTATAATTATTTTCGTTTTGCTTTTTATACCTCTCTCAAATTCATATGCCTTCTGGAGGGATTGTGTTGTTGAAGACGAATCTGTTTACAATTATTTACAGGTAACGGAAGACAAGGATTCCGTGTACCTTTCTACTAATGTAGCTTTTGGCGTTCAGTCAGTATACAAAAAAGACAACAAGCTGTCAGGTATGTACTATGATTTTGCACTGGCTGCCCCGCAATTTATAAAGAATTTCAGAAGCGATGACAAAGCGGAGCTTTTGGTTCTTGGAAACGGTACCGGTACTTATGCAAAACAATCCAAAATATATTATACCAATATTAAGACAGATGCCGTTGAGATTGACCCTAAGATTGTTGAGTTATCCAAAAAGTATTTTGACTTAAAGGATGATGAAGCAACAATTTATGAGACTGACGGAAGAACCTTTCTTTCTGATGAAAATTGCGGTATGTACGACGTAATAATGATTGATGCCTATCACGACATAACAATACCCTTCCATATGTCCACAAAGGAGTTTTTCTCAAAGGTTTCAGAGCATTTGAAGCCCGGTGGTGTGATTATTCTCAATATTAACATGAAGGCAAAAGGTGATAATCCCATAAACCGGTATTTAAGCCAGACTGTGAGGAGTGTTTTTGAAAAGGTTTATACTTGTGAATTGAAAACAAGTACAAATGAATTGCTGTTTGCGTCCAATGATACAAATATGGTGAATAATTTGTTTGACAATATCAGTAACATGAACAATGCCAACCCATTAAAGAACGTTTTTCAGTTTGTCATTGAAAATCTGAAGGAGGTTACTGAATCCGGTCATGTATTTACTGATGAAGTGGCCCCTGTTGATATATTAGGACAGAAGCTTTTGAATTCCATGGTTCAGGATGAAACTTCTGACTTGAAGGAAATGATTAATTTTAAAGAAAAGGGACTTAAAGGTTTACTGGACATGCTCAGATAG
- a CDS encoding DUF512 domain-containing protein, whose product MHSKIKICMVQPGSIAEEAGVEAGDFLLSINKQNIKDIFDYRYYQSSEELLLEIEKPDGEIWEIEVEKDETEDLGLDFEDSLIDGAKSCTNKCIFCFIDQLPKGMRETVYFKDDDSRLSFLTGNYVTLTNIKNEELERIIHYRMSPINVSVHTTNPDLRKFMLGNRFAGDVMDKIRMLTDNGIEVNCQIVLCRDINDKDELDKTIEDLCQLYPSINSVSIVPVGISRHRENLFELKPFDMESSANVINQVHKWQNKLLKEKGSRVIYLSDEFYINADIDIPRYREYEDFPQIENGVGMVALLRQEVKEALKNKKKHILSACRKVSLVTGRLVYKNILQLVDEIKNVYNGLEVNVYDIENEFFGPYVTVTGLLTGQDIVKQLKGRDLGQELLISRNMLRAGEQVLLDDYTVERIEAELNIPIRIVDGSGSEFVNSLIGN is encoded by the coding sequence TTGCACAGCAAAATAAAAATATGTATGGTTCAACCCGGGAGCATTGCTGAAGAAGCGGGGGTTGAGGCAGGAGACTTCCTGCTATCCATAAACAAGCAGAATATAAAGGATATTTTTGACTACAGGTATTATCAGTCTTCAGAGGAACTGCTTCTGGAGATTGAAAAGCCTGATGGTGAGATTTGGGAGATAGAAGTCGAAAAGGATGAAACTGAAGATTTAGGGCTTGATTTTGAGGATTCACTTATTGATGGAGCTAAGAGCTGTACCAACAAGTGTATTTTCTGTTTTATAGACCAGCTTCCAAAGGGAATGAGAGAAACAGTATACTTTAAAGATGATGATTCAAGACTTTCTTTCCTTACCGGAAATTATGTTACTCTAACTAATATAAAAAATGAAGAGCTTGAGAGAATTATTCATTATAGGATGTCACCTATAAATGTTTCTGTACACACCACCAACCCTGATTTAAGAAAATTCATGCTTGGAAACAGGTTTGCCGGTGATGTTATGGACAAAATAAGAATGTTGACGGATAACGGTATTGAAGTTAACTGTCAGATTGTTTTGTGTAGGGATATTAATGATAAAGATGAGCTGGATAAAACTATTGAAGATTTGTGTCAGCTTTATCCTTCTATAAACAGCGTTTCAATTGTGCCGGTTGGTATAAGCAGGCATAGGGAAAACCTGTTTGAATTGAAGCCATTTGATATGGAGAGCAGTGCGAATGTTATAAATCAGGTACATAAATGGCAGAATAAACTATTGAAAGAGAAAGGCTCCAGAGTTATATACCTGTCTGATGAGTTTTATATTAATGCTGATATTGATATTCCACGGTACAGGGAATACGAAGATTTTCCGCAGATTGAAAACGGTGTTGGTATGGTGGCCTTACTCAGACAAGAAGTAAAGGAAGCCCTAAAGAATAAGAAAAAGCATATATTGTCTGCCTGCCGGAAGGTAAGTCTGGTAACAGGTAGACTTGTATATAAAAATATATTACAATTGGTAGATGAAATAAAAAATGTATATAATGGTTTGGAAGTCAATGTTTATGATATAGAAAATGAATTCTTTGGCCCTTACGTAACTGTTACGGGATTGCTTACGGGTCAGGATATTGTAAAGCAGCTGAAAGGCCGTGATTTGGGTCAGGAGCTGTTAATAAGCAGAAATATGCTGAGAGCAGGGGAACAGGTCTTACTGGACGATTATACTGTTGAACGTATTGAAGCGGAGCTTAACATCCCTATTCGAATAGTGGATGGTTCGGGCAGTGAGTTTGTGAATTCATTGATTGGGAATTAG
- the der gene encoding ribosome biogenesis GTPase Der: MGKPVVAVVGRPNVGKSTFFNYLAGSRISIVEDTPGVTRDRIYTEIEWRSTKFTLIDTGGIEPYSEDIIMQQMKRQAEIAIETADVIVFMVDGKDGMTATDKEVATMLRKSQKPVVLCVNKVDRIGEPPPDVYEFYNLGMGDMQIISSVHGLGMGDLLDAIFEHFPEDTDAEEDEDVIKVAVVGKPNAGKSSLINSILGENRVIVSNIPGTTRDAIDTHVEMDGQKYTFIDTAGIRKRSKINETIEKYSTIRSWTAIERADVCLIMIDAEDGVTEQDTKIAGYAHQQGKASIIVVNKWDLIEKQTGTLEEYRKVVHEKLGFMTYAPVLFISAKTGQRVNKIYELIKFVADQAAFRISTGMLNDLVNEAVAMVQPPSDKGKRLKIYYMTQVGIKPPAFVIFVNDLDLFHYSYERYLENQLRKNFGFEGTPIRFIHRQREKED; this comes from the coding sequence TTGGGTAAACCTGTTGTAGCAGTCGTTGGCAGACCGAATGTTGGTAAGTCTACCTTTTTTAATTATCTGGCAGGCAGCAGAATTTCTATTGTAGAAGATACTCCTGGTGTAACACGAGACAGGATATATACTGAGATAGAGTGGAGAAGTACTAAGTTTACATTAATAGATACGGGAGGAATTGAGCCTTATTCTGAGGACATCATTATGCAGCAAATGAAGCGTCAGGCTGAAATTGCAATCGAAACAGCAGACGTTATTGTATTTATGGTGGATGGGAAGGACGGTATGACAGCTACCGACAAGGAAGTTGCTACCATGCTTAGAAAATCTCAGAAGCCTGTTGTTCTGTGTGTAAACAAGGTTGACAGGATTGGTGAGCCACCTCCTGATGTATATGAATTTTATAATCTGGGTATGGGTGATATGCAGATTATTTCGTCTGTCCATGGCCTTGGTATGGGTGATCTTCTTGATGCAATTTTTGAGCATTTTCCTGAAGATACTGATGCTGAAGAAGATGAGGATGTTATTAAGGTAGCCGTTGTCGGAAAGCCTAATGCAGGAAAATCTTCATTGATAAATTCTATACTTGGCGAAAACAGAGTTATTGTAAGTAATATTCCCGGCACTACCAGAGATGCTATTGATACTCATGTGGAAATGGATGGACAAAAATACACTTTTATTGATACAGCCGGAATAAGAAAGAGAAGCAAAATCAACGAGACTATTGAAAAATACAGTACAATCAGGTCTTGGACTGCTATTGAACGTGCAGATGTATGCCTCATTATGATTGATGCCGAAGACGGTGTAACAGAGCAGGATACAAAGATTGCGGGTTATGCACATCAGCAGGGAAAAGCCTCAATTATAGTTGTTAACAAATGGGATTTAATTGAAAAGCAGACGGGTACACTTGAGGAATACAGGAAAGTAGTGCATGAGAAACTGGGATTTATGACCTATGCACCGGTTCTCTTTATATCTGCTAAAACCGGACAAAGGGTTAATAAGATTTATGAGCTTATTAAATTTGTTGCAGATCAGGCAGCTTTCCGTATTTCCACAGGAATGTTAAACGATCTTGTAAATGAAGCAGTTGCTATGGTTCAGCCTCCTTCAGACAAGGGTAAGAGATTGAAAATATACTATATGACTCAGGTAGGTATAAAGCCACCGGCGTTTGTTATATTTGTTAATGATTTGGATTTATTCCACTATTCTTATGAGCGCTATTTGGAAAATCAGTTGAGGAAGAATTTTGGCTTTGAAGGTACTCCAATAAGATTTATCCATAGGCAGCGTGAAAAGGAAGATTAG
- the pta gene encoding phosphate acetyltransferase — protein MNFLEQIVSRAKKDIKTIVLPESNDIRTLKAAAMIQEQGIANVVLVGNKDDIKKLGGDLDISKAKIVDPANFERFDEYVNTLYELRKAKGMTQEQAKKILSENPLYFGIMMVKMGEADGMVAGAINSTANTLRPALQILKTAPGAKLVSAFFVMVVPDCEYGENGVFIYGDSGLVENPNAEELSEIAIASSKSFKSLVQAEPVVAMLSYSTYGSAKSVLTEKVIEATKLAKEKAPELQLDGELQADAAIVPSVGASKAPGSNVAGKANVLIFPDLNCGNISYKLTQRLAKAEAYGPIIQGIAKPVNDLSRGCSAEDIVGVVAITCVQAQNS, from the coding sequence ATGAACTTTTTAGAGCAGATTGTAAGCAGAGCAAAAAAAGATATCAAAACAATAGTACTTCCTGAAAGCAATGATATTAGAACTTTGAAGGCTGCTGCAATGATTCAGGAACAAGGTATTGCCAATGTCGTACTTGTGGGAAACAAGGATGATATAAAGAAACTGGGTGGTGACCTGGATATATCAAAGGCTAAAATTGTTGATCCTGCAAACTTTGAAAGATTTGATGAGTATGTAAATACCCTGTATGAACTCAGAAAGGCAAAGGGAATGACTCAGGAACAGGCAAAGAAAATATTATCTGAAAATCCTTTGTACTTCGGAATTATGATGGTAAAAATGGGCGAGGCTGACGGAATGGTTGCAGGAGCAATTAATTCAACTGCAAACACATTAAGGCCGGCTCTTCAAATATTAAAGACCGCACCTGGGGCAAAACTGGTATCAGCATTCTTCGTAATGGTTGTACCTGACTGCGAATACGGCGAAAATGGAGTATTCATCTACGGAGACAGCGGACTTGTGGAAAATCCAAATGCAGAAGAGCTTTCAGAAATTGCAATAGCTTCTTCAAAATCATTCAAGAGCCTTGTACAGGCTGAACCGGTTGTTGCAATGCTCTCATATTCAACATACGGCAGCGCAAAGAGTGTACTTACAGAAAAGGTTATTGAAGCTACCAAACTTGCAAAGGAAAAAGCTCCTGAACTTCAGCTTGACGGAGAATTGCAGGCAGATGCTGCCATAGTTCCTTCCGTTGGAGCATCAAAAGCACCGGGAAGCAATGTTGCAGGAAAGGCCAATGTATTAATATTCCCTGACCTTAACTGTGGTAATATATCCTACAAGCTTACACAAAGACTGGCAAAGGCAGAAGCCTATGGCCCTATTATTCAAGGTATAGCAAAACCTGTTAATGATCTTTCAAGAGGATGCAGTGCGGAAGATATAGTAGGTGTTGTTGCCATAACTTGTGTACAGGCACAGAATTCATAA